One window of Streptomyces sp. SUK 48 genomic DNA carries:
- a CDS encoding allantoate amidohydrolase, with protein MWRELLPIGRDADSGGYRRFAWSGPDAECRAWFKEQAEGRGLAYEVDRNGNQWAWLGDPAAGDAVVTGSHLDSVPDGGAFDGPLGVVSSFAALDELLRRGARFAKPLAIVNFGDEEGARFGLACVGSRLTSGALTVADAHRLTDGDGVSLPRAMAAAGYDPEAIGPDPERLARIGAFVELHVEQGRALDLSGDRMGIASAIWPHGRWRFDFRGEANHAGTTRLTDRHDPMLSYAETVLAARREAELAGAVATFGKIAVDPNGVNAIPSRVRGWLDSRAADQETLDTVVGGIEKAAREYADAHGVDLDVVRESFTPVVEFDHALRDELGRILGRDTGLTVPVLGTGAGHDAGILSGSIPTAMLFVRNPTGVSHSPAESAAEDDCVAGVAALADVLEGLAC; from the coding sequence ATGTGGCGGGAGCTGCTGCCGATCGGCCGCGACGCGGACTCCGGTGGATACCGGCGCTTCGCCTGGAGCGGGCCGGACGCCGAGTGCCGGGCGTGGTTCAAGGAGCAGGCCGAGGGCCGCGGGCTGGCCTACGAGGTCGACCGCAACGGGAACCAGTGGGCCTGGCTCGGCGACCCCGCCGCCGGGGACGCCGTGGTCACCGGCTCGCACCTGGACTCGGTGCCGGACGGCGGGGCCTTCGACGGGCCCCTCGGGGTGGTGTCCTCCTTCGCCGCCCTCGACGAACTGCTGCGCAGGGGAGCGCGGTTCGCCAAGCCCCTCGCGATCGTCAACTTCGGCGACGAGGAGGGTGCCCGGTTCGGCCTCGCCTGCGTCGGCTCCCGGCTGACCTCGGGCGCGCTGACCGTCGCGGACGCCCACCGGCTCACCGACGGGGACGGCGTCAGCCTGCCCCGCGCCATGGCGGCCGCCGGATACGACCCGGAGGCCATCGGGCCCGACCCCGAGCGGCTGGCCCGGATCGGCGCCTTCGTCGAGCTGCACGTCGAACAGGGCCGCGCGCTGGACCTGTCCGGCGACCGGATGGGCATCGCCAGCGCCATCTGGCCGCACGGCCGCTGGCGGTTCGACTTCCGGGGCGAGGCCAACCACGCCGGCACCACCCGGCTCACTGACCGCCACGACCCGATGCTGTCCTACGCCGAGACCGTGCTCGCCGCCCGCCGTGAGGCCGAACTCGCCGGTGCCGTCGCCACCTTCGGGAAGATCGCGGTGGACCCGAACGGCGTCAACGCGATCCCCTCGCGGGTGCGCGGCTGGCTCGACTCCCGCGCCGCCGACCAGGAGACCCTGGACACGGTGGTCGGCGGCATCGAGAAGGCGGCCCGGGAGTACGCGGACGCGCACGGCGTGGACCTCGACGTCGTACGGGAGTCCTTCACGCCCGTCGTGGAGTTCGACCACGCGCTGCGTGACGAACTCGGCCGCATCCTGGGCCGGGACACCGGCCTCACCGTGCCCGTCCTCGGCACCGGCGCCGGACACGACGCCGGAATCCTCTCGGGGAGCATCCCCACCGCCATGCTGTTCGTGCGCAACCCCACCGGCGTCTCGCACTCCCCGGCCGAGTCCGCGGCCGAGGACGACTGCGTGGCCGGGGTGGCGGCGCTCGCCGACGTACTGGAAGGGCTGGCCTGTTGA
- a CDS encoding formimidoylglutamate deiminase has translation MTRATYWLEHAWLGDRVEPGVLVETADGRIGAVRTQVPVPPPGAEALRGLTLPGLANAHSHAFHRALRGTVQVGSGTFWTWREVMYSVADRLTPDTYHALARAVYAEMALAGITCVGEFHYVHHARGGTPYADPNAMGEALIAAAAEAGIRITLLDTCYLAAGFDQAPNAHQVRFSDGSAEAWAERCAVLKERDHARIGAAIHSVRAVPAAQLATVARWAEERRAPLHVHLSEQTAENDACLAAHGRTPTRLLADHGVLGPRTTGVHNTHLTDEDIALLGGSRTGTCMCPTTERDLADGIGPAVALQRAGSPLSLGSDSHAVVDLLEEARAMELNERLRSRTRGHWTAAALLRAATADGHAALGWDEAGRIEPGALADLTTIALDSVRTAGPEPRLGAETAVFAAGAADVRHTVVGGRQVVRDGAHTLVPDVPRALADAVEALR, from the coding sequence TTGACCAGGGCGACGTACTGGCTGGAGCACGCCTGGCTCGGCGACCGTGTCGAGCCGGGGGTGCTGGTCGAGACCGCGGACGGGCGGATCGGTGCCGTGCGCACCCAGGTGCCCGTCCCGCCGCCGGGTGCCGAGGCACTGCGCGGACTCACCCTCCCGGGGCTGGCGAACGCCCACAGCCACGCCTTCCACCGGGCCCTGCGCGGCACCGTCCAGGTCGGCTCCGGCACCTTCTGGACCTGGCGCGAGGTGATGTACTCCGTCGCCGACCGGCTGACCCCGGACACCTACCACGCGCTCGCCCGCGCGGTGTACGCCGAGATGGCGCTGGCCGGCATCACCTGCGTCGGCGAGTTCCACTACGTGCACCACGCCCGCGGCGGCACCCCCTACGCCGACCCCAACGCCATGGGCGAGGCGCTGATCGCGGCCGCCGCCGAGGCGGGCATCCGGATCACCCTCCTGGACACCTGCTATCTCGCGGCCGGTTTCGACCAGGCGCCCAACGCCCACCAGGTCCGCTTCTCCGACGGCAGCGCGGAGGCATGGGCCGAACGCTGTGCAGTTCTCAAGGAACGGGATCACGCACGGATCGGGGCGGCGATCCACTCCGTACGGGCCGTGCCCGCCGCCCAGCTGGCGACCGTGGCCCGCTGGGCCGAGGAGCGGCGGGCCCCGCTGCACGTCCACCTCTCGGAGCAGACCGCCGAGAACGACGCCTGCCTCGCCGCGCACGGCCGCACCCCCACCCGGCTGCTCGCCGACCACGGCGTCCTCGGGCCGCGCACCACCGGGGTGCACAACACCCACCTCACCGACGAGGACATCGCCCTGCTCGGCGGCTCGCGCACCGGCACCTGCATGTGCCCGACCACCGAACGGGACCTCGCCGACGGCATCGGCCCGGCCGTCGCCCTCCAGCGGGCCGGCTCCCCGCTCTCCCTCGGCTCCGACAGCCACGCCGTCGTCGACCTGCTCGAAGAGGCGCGTGCCATGGAGCTGAACGAGCGGCTGCGCAGCCGCACCCGGGGCCACTGGACGGCCGCCGCCCTGCTGCGGGCCGCCACCGCCGACGGGCACGCCGCCCTCGGCTGGGACGAGGCCGGCCGGATCGAACCGGGCGCGCTCGCCGACCTGACGACGATCGCCCTGGACTCGGTCAGGACCGCGGGCCCCGAGCCCCGGCTGGGCGCCGAGACGGCCGTATTCGCGGCGGGCGCGGCCGATGTACGGCATACGGTCGTGGGCGGCCGGCAGGTCGTGCGCGACGGCGCGCACACGCTCGTACCGGATGTGCCCCGCGCGCTGGCCGACGCCGTCGAAGCCCTGCGCTGA
- the hutI gene encoding imidazolonepropionase has protein sequence MSSSTVITNIAALVTNDPSLGDNSPLGLIQDAAVVIEGDRVTWTGEASKAPATDNRVDAGGRAVLPGFVDSHSHLVFAGDRTQEFNARMSGRAYSAGGIRTTVAATRAASDADLAANLTRYLAEALRQGTTTFETKSGYGLTVEDEARALRIAAEHTDEVTYLGAHIVSPDYADDPAGYVALVTGEMLDACAPHARWIDVFCEKGAFDGDQARAILTAGKAKGLHPRIHANQLSYGPGVQLAVELDAASADHCTHLTDADVDALASGATVATLLPGAEFSTRAEWPDARRLLDAGVTVALSTDCNPGSSFTSSVPFCIALAVRDMGMTPDEAVWSATAGGAAALRRTDIGRLAPGARADLTLLDAPSHVHLAYRPGVPLVSGVWRSGVRVV, from the coding sequence ATGAGCAGCAGCACCGTCATCACCAACATCGCCGCACTGGTCACCAACGATCCCTCCCTCGGTGACAACTCCCCCCTCGGTCTGATCCAGGACGCGGCCGTCGTCATCGAGGGCGACCGCGTCACGTGGACCGGTGAGGCAAGCAAAGCACCCGCCACTGACAATCGGGTCGACGCGGGCGGCCGGGCGGTGCTGCCGGGGTTCGTGGACTCCCACTCCCACCTGGTCTTCGCGGGGGACCGCACCCAGGAGTTCAACGCCCGGATGTCCGGCCGCGCCTACTCGGCGGGCGGCATCCGCACCACCGTCGCCGCCACCCGCGCCGCGAGCGACGCGGACCTCGCGGCCAACCTGACCCGCTACCTGGCCGAGGCGCTGCGGCAGGGCACCACCACCTTCGAGACCAAGTCGGGCTACGGCCTGACCGTCGAGGACGAGGCCCGCGCCCTGCGCATCGCCGCCGAGCACACCGACGAGGTGACGTACCTCGGCGCGCACATCGTCTCCCCGGACTACGCCGACGACCCGGCCGGCTACGTCGCCCTGGTCACCGGCGAGATGCTGGACGCCTGCGCGCCGCACGCCCGCTGGATCGACGTGTTCTGCGAGAAGGGCGCCTTCGACGGCGACCAGGCCCGCGCGATCCTCACCGCGGGCAAGGCGAAGGGCCTGCACCCGCGCATCCACGCCAACCAGCTCTCCTACGGCCCCGGCGTGCAGCTGGCCGTCGAACTGGACGCGGCCAGCGCCGACCACTGCACCCACCTCACGGACGCGGACGTCGACGCCCTGGCGAGCGGGGCCACGGTCGCCACGCTGCTGCCCGGCGCCGAGTTCTCCACCCGCGCCGAGTGGCCCGACGCCCGCCGGCTGCTGGACGCGGGAGTCACCGTCGCCCTGTCCACGGACTGCAACCCGGGCTCGTCGTTCACCTCCTCCGTGCCCTTCTGCATCGCCCTGGCCGTGCGCGACATGGGCATGACCCCCGACGAGGCGGTCTGGTCCGCCACGGCGGGCGGCGCGGCGGCCCTGCGCCGCACCGACATCGGCCGCCTCGCCCCCGGCGCCCGCGCCGACCTGACCCTGCTCGACGCCCCCAGCCATGTGCACCTCGCCTACCGGCCGGGCGTGCCCCTGGTCAGCGGGGTGTGGCGGAGCGGCGTACGGGTGGTGTGA
- a CDS encoding RNA polymerase sigma factor SigF, with amino-acid sequence MSARLDASPTPIATSTPPPVPLDHPIDLHDPFEGLPEIPPYDEVGPVDARALSKTLFGRLQTLEEGTHEYAYVRNTLVELNLALVKFAASRFRSRSEPMEDIIQVGTIGLIKAIDRFELSRGVEFPTFAMPTIIGEIKRFFRDTSWSVRVPRRLQELRLDLAKAGDELAQKLDRSPTVAELAERLGISKDEVVEGMAASNAYTASSLDAQPEEDETEGALADRIGYEDHGIEGIEYIESLKPLIAGLPQRDRQILSLRFVANMTQSEIGEELGISQMHVSRLLSRTLVRLRKGLTVEE; translated from the coding sequence ATGTCAGCCCGGCTCGACGCCTCGCCTACCCCGATCGCGACGTCGACACCCCCACCGGTACCACTGGATCATCCCATCGATCTCCATGACCCCTTCGAGGGACTCCCGGAGATCCCCCCGTACGACGAGGTCGGCCCCGTCGACGCGCGGGCCCTGTCCAAGACCCTCTTCGGGCGCCTGCAGACGCTGGAGGAGGGGACGCACGAGTACGCGTACGTGCGCAACACCCTCGTCGAGCTGAACCTCGCGCTCGTCAAGTTCGCCGCCTCCCGCTTCCGCTCCCGCAGTGAGCCGATGGAGGACATCATCCAGGTCGGCACCATCGGCCTGATCAAGGCGATCGACCGCTTCGAGCTGTCTCGCGGTGTCGAGTTCCCCACTTTCGCGATGCCGACCATCATCGGCGAGATCAAGCGGTTCTTCCGCGACACCTCGTGGTCCGTGCGCGTCCCGCGCCGGCTCCAGGAGCTGCGTCTGGACCTGGCGAAGGCCGGGGACGAGCTGGCCCAGAAGCTGGACCGCTCGCCGACCGTGGCGGAGCTGGCCGAGCGCCTGGGCATCTCGAAGGACGAGGTCGTCGAGGGCATGGCCGCCTCGAACGCGTACACCGCCTCGTCGCTGGACGCCCAGCCCGAGGAGGACGAGACCGAGGGCGCGCTCGCGGACCGCATCGGGTACGAGGACCACGGGATCGAGGGCATCGAGTACATCGAGTCGCTCAAGCCCCTGATCGCCGGGCTGCCCCAGCGCGACCGGCAGATCCTCTCCCTGCGGTTCGTGGCCAACATGACCCAGTCGGAGATCGGCGAGGAGCTGGGCATCTCCCAGATGCACGTGTCCCGTCTCCTGTCCCGCACGCTGGTACGGCTGCGCAAGGGACTCACGGTGGAGGAGTGA
- a CDS encoding STAS domain-containing protein, which produces MDHGMVGSAQSGRLLVEVREAGASAVVTPAGELDHHTADLLREPLDDLLGKGFSRLVVDCSRLEFCDSTGLNVLLGARLKAEAAGGGVHLAGMQPVVARVFEITGAEAVFTVHGSVADALAGEDGGTG; this is translated from the coding sequence ATGGACCACGGGATGGTCGGCAGCGCACAGTCGGGCCGGCTTCTGGTGGAGGTGCGTGAAGCGGGCGCCAGCGCGGTTGTCACACCGGCGGGTGAGCTTGACCACCACACCGCCGATCTGCTGCGCGAACCCCTCGACGACCTCCTTGGCAAGGGATTCTCGCGGCTCGTGGTGGACTGCTCGCGCCTGGAGTTCTGCGACTCCACGGGGCTGAACGTCCTGCTCGGAGCCCGCTTGAAGGCGGAGGCCGCCGGTGGCGGCGTCCATCTGGCGGGAATGCAGCCGGTAGTCGCTCGCGTGTTCGAGATCACCGGAGCCGAGGCGGTCTTCACCGTCCACGGCTCCGTCGCGGACGCGCTGGCCGGGGAGGACGGCGGCACCGGCTGA
- a CDS encoding ATP-binding protein yields the protein MSTTRPYPPGDRGHEPSGASGVSGSSGEDAPAGAAMASVTGAAASAAPPSLADTGGMETARGRQVRRLGLEGASGVVPMARDFTRQALYDWGWLPAAGADQRAAAEDVLLVVSELVTNACLHAEGPDELALACDNKVIRLEVTDRGAGQPTPRTPHRAGRPGGHGMFIVQRLCLDWGVVRAQDRPGKTVWAELGAAPA from the coding sequence ATGAGCACCACCCGGCCCTACCCGCCGGGCGACCGCGGCCATGAGCCCAGCGGCGCTTCCGGGGTGTCCGGGTCCTCCGGGGAGGACGCGCCGGCCGGCGCTGCGATGGCGTCCGTGACGGGCGCGGCCGCCTCGGCCGCGCCGCCGTCCCTGGCGGACACCGGCGGCATGGAGACGGCGCGGGGCCGGCAGGTCCGCAGACTCGGCCTCGAAGGGGCCAGTGGCGTCGTCCCGATGGCCCGCGACTTCACCCGGCAGGCGCTGTACGACTGGGGCTGGCTGCCCGCCGCGGGCGCGGACCAGCGGGCCGCGGCGGAGGACGTGCTGCTCGTCGTCTCCGAGCTCGTCACCAACGCCTGCCTGCACGCCGAGGGCCCCGACGAGCTGGCCCTCGCCTGCGACAACAAGGTGATCCGCCTGGAGGTCACCGACCGCGGCGCCGGCCAGCCGACCCCCCGCACCCCGCATCGCGCAGGCCGCCCCGGCGGCCACGGCATGTTCATCGTCCAGCGCCTGTGCCTGGACTGGGGCGTGGTGCGCGCCCAGGACCGCCCCGGCAAGACGGTGTGGGCGGAACTGGGCGCCGCCCCGGCCTGA
- a CDS encoding LPXTG cell wall anchor domain-containing protein — protein MSYPKRTAAFASAAALAGAAVVLTAPAAQADVVDVNYKCETPIGVKSAVSPIDIKGVRSGAGYKVTMSWQKGVSSSPVELGKGAMSPSATIRLGGADSGTLPVSGPPNAAAIPANTPIKISDLSGTYTPRKSGKVTFTAGTLTIKALGTTTTCTPTNNPGPSLTLNVTAAGDGSTGGSSSTGGSSSGTGSSSGSAPGGTLPQTGPDDSALALGTLGGTVLLAGAAGILWLTRRGPAVRR, from the coding sequence GTGTCGTACCCGAAACGAACCGCCGCGTTCGCGTCCGCCGCGGCGCTGGCCGGGGCGGCCGTGGTGCTGACCGCGCCGGCCGCGCAGGCCGACGTGGTCGACGTCAACTACAAGTGTGAGACGCCGATCGGCGTCAAGAGCGCCGTCTCGCCGATCGACATCAAGGGCGTCCGGAGCGGCGCGGGTTACAAGGTCACGATGTCCTGGCAGAAGGGCGTCTCCTCCAGCCCCGTCGAACTGGGCAAGGGCGCGATGAGCCCGAGCGCCACCATCAGGCTCGGCGGCGCCGACAGCGGCACGCTCCCGGTGAGCGGGCCGCCCAACGCCGCCGCGATCCCCGCCAACACCCCCATCAAGATCAGCGACTTGAGCGGCACCTACACGCCCAGGAAGTCCGGCAAGGTCACCTTCACCGCGGGCACGCTCACCATCAAGGCGCTCGGTACGACGACGACCTGTACTCCCACCAACAACCCGGGCCCCTCCCTGACGCTGAACGTGACCGCGGCGGGCGACGGTTCGACCGGCGGCTCCTCCAGCACCGGCGGCTCCTCCTCCGGCACCGGCTCCTCCTCCGGCTCCGCGCCCGGCGGCACCCTCCCGCAGACCGGCCCCGACGACTCCGCCCTCGCCCTCGGCACCCTCGGCGGCACCGTGCTCCTCGCCGGCGCCGCGGGCATCCTCTGGCTGACCCGGCGCGGCCCCGCCGTACGTCGCTGA